The proteins below come from a single Halostagnicola larsenii XH-48 genomic window:
- a CDS encoding DUF5785 family protein has product MSSNWPVDPDGEEGSDGMRKYDMRIIADKVDEEEDFPLDREEFVAEYGEYPIRINHRTVVPMSEIFEYVEPAEFETIVDMHKAVGDALRAGDFWEYHPKGANPEKNHA; this is encoded by the coding sequence ATGAGCAGTAACTGGCCGGTCGATCCCGACGGCGAAGAGGGGAGCGACGGAATGCGCAAGTACGACATGCGGATCATCGCGGACAAGGTCGACGAGGAGGAAGACTTCCCGCTGGACCGCGAGGAGTTCGTCGCGGAGTACGGCGAGTATCCGATTCGGATCAACCACCGGACGGTCGTCCCGATGAGCGAAATCTTCGAGTACGTCGAACCGGCGGAATTCGAGACGATCGTCGACATGCACAAGGCGGTCGGGGATGCGCTGCGCGCCGGCGACTTCTGGGAGTACCACCCGAAGGGAGCCAACCCGGAAAAAAATCACGCGTAA
- the mct gene encoding succinyl-CoA:mesaconate CoA-transferase, with protein MGALSNLRVLDLTQVLAGPYCTMLLADMGADVVKIERPGGDMIRSNPPFVDDGSEEAYGGYFQSVNRGKRSIELDFGDDADRADFLSLVEEADVVVENYRSGTMEKYDLSYETLREHNPELIYSSIRGFGDPRTGETYRQGQPSFDLIAQALGGVMETTGQPDGPPTKTGPGVGDLFTATLNCIGILAAVNHREQTGEGQYVDTAMYDSMISFTERAIYQQSYSGKSPTRRGNAHPTLFPYDAFETADGYAVIAAFNNNHWAALCDVMGREDLAQAYPTAAERLENREALREEIADWAIEQTTDELVGKLEGSVPAAPVQTTEEIFDDPHIHARNMLVPVEQPGADRDVEIAGNPIKMSETNPEPHGRAPLLDEHREEVLSDTADATTADD; from the coding sequence ATGGGAGCGCTGTCAAACCTTCGCGTGCTGGATCTCACGCAGGTCCTCGCAGGCCCGTACTGTACGATGTTGCTCGCGGATATGGGAGCGGACGTCGTCAAGATAGAACGCCCGGGCGGCGATATGATTCGCTCGAATCCGCCGTTCGTCGACGACGGAAGCGAGGAAGCCTACGGCGGATACTTCCAGAGCGTCAACCGGGGCAAGCGAAGCATCGAACTGGATTTCGGCGACGACGCCGATCGAGCGGACTTCCTCTCGCTCGTGGAAGAAGCCGATGTCGTCGTCGAGAACTACCGGTCGGGGACGATGGAGAAATACGACCTCAGCTACGAGACCCTTCGCGAACACAATCCGGAGCTAATCTACTCCTCGATCCGCGGGTTCGGCGATCCGCGGACCGGCGAAACCTATCGGCAGGGCCAGCCCTCCTTCGACCTGATCGCACAGGCGCTGGGCGGCGTCATGGAGACCACCGGCCAGCCCGACGGTCCGCCGACGAAGACCGGTCCCGGCGTCGGCGACCTCTTTACGGCGACGCTGAACTGCATCGGCATCCTGGCCGCGGTCAACCACCGCGAGCAAACCGGCGAGGGCCAGTACGTCGACACCGCCATGTACGACTCGATGATCAGCTTCACCGAGCGCGCCATCTATCAGCAGTCGTACTCCGGGAAATCCCCGACCCGCCGAGGGAACGCCCATCCGACGCTGTTTCCCTACGACGCATTCGAGACCGCAGACGGCTACGCCGTCATCGCCGCGTTCAACAATAACCACTGGGCGGCGCTCTGCGACGTGATGGGCCGCGAGGACCTCGCCCAGGCGTATCCGACCGCCGCCGAACGCCTCGAGAATCGCGAGGCGCTTCGCGAGGAGATCGCCGACTGGGCGATCGAACAGACCACCGACGAACTCGTCGGAAAGCTCGAGGGCAGCGTTCCGGCCGCGCCAGTCCAGACTACCGAGGAAATCTTCGACGACCCGCACATCCACGCGCGGAACATGCTCGTGCCGGTCGAACAGCCCGGTGCCGACCGCGACGTCGAGATCGCGGGCAATCCGATCAAGATGAGCGAGACCAATCCCGAGCCCCACGGTCGCGCGCCGCTGCTCGACGAGCACCGCGAAGAAGTACTCAGCGACACGGCAGACGCCACGACGGCCGACGATTAA
- a CDS encoding CBS domain-containing protein gives METELSVTDVLTTEYVGVSESDTVLGAVQLMREERVSCVLVLRGSEPVGIVTEWDVLGLVAAEDDAAETEIGSVMSTPVVSVRGDRALTDAADLMARENIRNLVIEDEGDVLGVLTQRDVIAAAGSFQATTARSVTGTQQTRGHLGTSASVTESLDSRRSDETEISPNGGDEYSTQGICEACGSLADSLWEANGQLLCADCRSV, from the coding sequence ATGGAGACGGAACTATCGGTCACGGACGTTCTGACGACGGAGTACGTCGGTGTCAGCGAATCAGACACCGTGCTCGGAGCGGTCCAACTCATGCGCGAGGAACGCGTTAGCTGTGTGCTCGTCCTCCGGGGTTCGGAACCGGTCGGGATCGTCACCGAGTGGGATGTCCTCGGACTCGTCGCCGCCGAGGACGATGCTGCAGAGACCGAGATCGGTTCTGTGATGTCCACTCCCGTCGTTTCCGTACGCGGCGATCGAGCACTCACCGATGCCGCCGATCTAATGGCTCGAGAAAACATCCGAAACCTCGTCATCGAAGACGAGGGAGACGTACTCGGTGTGCTCACCCAGCGAGATGTCATCGCGGCGGCTGGATCGTTTCAAGCGACGACGGCGCGGTCGGTGACGGGGACCCAGCAGACGCGAGGCCATCTCGGAACGAGCGCGTCCGTCACTGAATCGCTGGATTCGCGACGAAGTGACGAAACCGAGATTAGCCCGAACGGCGGGGACGAGTACTCGACGCAGGGGATCTGTGAGGCCTGTGGCTCGCTTGCGGATTCGCTCTGGGAAGCCAACGGGCAACTCCTCTGTGCGGACTGTCGCTCCGTCTAA
- a CDS encoding GTP cyclohydrolase III produces the protein MTNTQVTLIQIDNYGPWTVTPEPRREADLQTMQSRLYADISQFVGNHGGYTFFTRFDNMIAVTNGLSLEDHAVLQESVGNRYPVTLSLGVATGTSPVQALADATELVQDAGSAQDKHRREILDGRVVEAEHGTTEDVQIAHFDVIDATGNYTDELNAFDTFIEIEQGYAELMRHMRYAHDSLSFFVGGDNIIVVCPNLEEPDYREAIAHVEDAVDVELQVGVGRGANAHDAGMGAKHALETCRADGTRVELE, from the coding sequence GTGACTAACACGCAGGTTACGCTCATCCAGATCGACAACTACGGCCCGTGGACGGTGACGCCCGAACCTCGCCGCGAAGCCGACCTGCAGACGATGCAGTCGCGGCTGTATGCGGATATCTCGCAGTTCGTCGGTAACCACGGCGGCTACACCTTCTTTACGCGCTTCGACAACATGATCGCCGTGACGAACGGCCTCTCGCTCGAGGATCACGCCGTCTTACAGGAGTCGGTCGGCAACCGCTATCCCGTCACGTTGAGCCTCGGCGTCGCGACCGGAACGAGTCCGGTGCAGGCGCTGGCTGATGCGACGGAACTCGTCCAGGATGCCGGCAGCGCACAGGACAAACATCGACGAGAAATCCTCGACGGGCGAGTCGTGGAAGCCGAACACGGAACCACCGAAGACGTCCAGATCGCACACTTCGACGTGATCGACGCGACCGGCAACTACACGGACGAACTCAACGCCTTCGACACCTTCATCGAGATCGAACAGGGGTACGCAGAACTCATGCGCCACATGCGATACGCCCACGACAGTCTCTCCTTTTTCGTCGGCGGCGACAACATCATCGTCGTCTGTCCGAATCTCGAGGAACCGGACTACCGCGAAGCGATCGCCCACGTCGAAGACGCGGTAGACGTCGAACTTCAGGTCGGCGTCGGCCGAGGGGCAAACGCCCACGACGCTGGAATGGGGGCCAAACACGCCCTCGAAACCTGTCGAGCCGACGGAACACGCGTCGAACTCGAGTGA